A genomic segment from Glycine max cultivar Williams 82 chromosome 1, Glycine_max_v4.0, whole genome shotgun sequence encodes:
- the LOC100803219 gene encoding hydroxyproline O-galactosyltransferase GALT6, giving the protein MKRGSSKVDPFVLPNRLTLLQIFMVVMLLYLLFISFEIPLAFRAGLGTENGAVFLTDALPMPMPLLLEESHNRVEIRAPRGLKLEKVSTLRFNESFSEGSELHKVARHAWVAGEKLWGEVESFVKIKVENGSDSCPNSVSVSGAGFRDKGVMVLPCGLTLWSHVTVVGTPRWAHAERDPKIAVVRDGGEAVMVSQFMMELQGLKAVDKEEPPRILHFNPRLRGDWSGKPVIEQNTCYRMQWGSALRCEGWKSRADEETVDGHVKCEKWIRDDNNRSEEWKATWWLNRLIGRKKKVTVDWPYPFAEGKLFVLTISAGLEGYHVSVDGRHVTSFPYRTGFALEDATGLSINGDVDVHSIFAASLPTSHPSFAPQMHLELLPQWKALPLRNMNVELFIGILSAGNHFAERMAVRKSWMQHKLIQSSHVVARFFVALHARKDINVDIKKEAEYFGDMIIVPYMDHYDLVVLKTIAICEYGIHTVASKYIMKCDDDTFVRVDSIINEARQIQSRSLYMGNMNYHHRPLRHGKWAVTYEEWVEEEYPIYANGPGYIVSADIAQFIVSEFEKRKLKLFKMEDVSMGMWVEQFNSTRPVEYVHNLKFCQFGCFEEYYTAHYQSPRQMTCMWEKLQHQGKPLCCNMR; this is encoded by the exons ATGAAGAGGGGTAGTAGTAAAGTAGACCCCTTTGTGCTACCCAACAGGCTGACACTGCTTCAGATTTTCATGGTGGTGATGCTCCTTTACCTTCTCTTCATAAGCTTCGAAATCCCTCTCGCTTTCAGAGCCGGGCTAGGTACCGAAAACGGCGCCGTTTTCCTCACCGACGCATTGCCCATGCCCATGCCGCTCTTGCTCGAAGAATCACACAACAGGGTCGAAATTAGAGCACCCAGAGGGCTGAAGTTGGAGAAAGTTTCCACCTTGAGGTTCAACGAGAGCTTCTCGGAGGGTTCGGAGCTGCACAAGGTGGCGCGGCACGCGTGGGTCGCGGGGGAGAAGCTCTGGGGGGAAGTGGAGAGCTTCGTGAAAATTAAGGTCGAAAACGGGTCGGACTCGTGCCCGAATTCGGTGTCGGTGTCCGGGGCGGGGTTCCGCGACAAGGGGGTGATGGTGCTGCCGTGCGGGCTGACGCTCTGGTCGCACGTGACGGTGGTGGGGACGCCACGGTGGGCGCACGCCGAGAGGGACCCGAAGATTGCGGTGGTGAGGGACGGGGGCGAGGCGGTGATGGTGTCGCAGTTCATGATGGAGTTGCAAGGCTTGAAGGCCGTGGACAAGGAGGAGCCGCCGAGGATTCTGCATTTCAATCCGAGGCTGAGAGGTGATTGGAGTGGGAAGCCAGTGATTGAGCAGAACACTTGTTATAGGATGCAGTGGGGTTCTGCTCTCAGGTGTGAGGGGTGGAAGTCTCGTGCGGATGAAGAAACTG TTGATGGACATGTGAAATGTGAAAAGTGGATTCGTGATGACAATAATCGTTCTGAAGAGTGGAAGGCGACATGGTGGTTAAACAGATTGATAGGGCGAAAAAAGAAGGTGACGGTAGACTGGCCATATCCTTTTGCTGAGGGCAAGTTATTTGTTCTCACCATAAGTGCTGGCTTGGAAGGTTACCATGTTAGTGTGGATGGGAGGCATGTGACATCCTTTCCCTATCGCACG GGATTTGCTCTTGAGGATGCTACTGGACTATCTATTAATGGGGATGTTGATGTGCACTCTATATTTGCTGCTTCCTTACCTACATCACATCCTAGCTTTGCTCCACAGATGCATCTTGAATTGCTTCCTCAGTGGAAAGCTCTTCCTCTTCGCAATATGAATGTGGAGCTTTTCATTGGTATCCTTTCTGCTGGAAACCATTTTGCTGAACGGATGGCAGTGAGGAAGTCCTGGATGCAGCATAAGCTAATCCAATCTTCACATGTTGTGGCTCGATTTTTTGTAGCCTTG CATGCAAGGAAGGATATAAATGTGGACATAAAGAAAGAAGCAGAGTATTTTGGTGATATGATTATAGTCCCATACATGGATCATTATGACCTTGTTGTGTTGAAGACCATAGCTATCTGTGAATATGGG ATTCATACTGTGGCTTCTAAGTATATCATGAAATGTGATGATGACACATTTGTCAGAGTGGATTCTATCATAAACGAAGCAAGACAAATTCAAAGTAGAAGTCTCTACATGGGAAATATGAATTATCACCACAGGCCTCTTCGCCATGGGAAATGGGCTGTAACTTATGAG GAATGGGTAGAGGAAGAATATCCCATCTATGCTAATGGTCCAGGTTACATAGTCTCAGCTGACATAGCTCAGTTCATTGTATCTGAATTTGAGAAGCGCAAATTAAAA TTATTCAAAATGGAGGATGTGAGCATGGGAATGTGGGTGGAGCAGTTCAACAGCACAAGACCAGTGGAGTATGTGCACAACTTGAAGTTCTGCCAATTTGGGTGCTTTGAAGAGTACTACACTGCACACTACCAATCACCAAGACAAATGACATGCATGTGGGAAAAATTGCAACATCAAGGAAAACCACTCTGTTGCAACATGAGATGA
- the LOC100788392 gene encoding wall-associated receptor kinase-like 15, with the protein MDFTYPSLLSIFLLLLLPSLISSQICQKNCGKETVKYPFGSGPGCGDPRFQPHVTCSNQKLTFTTHTGSYPVTSIDYTNQVIYISDPTMSTCSCTVPSKGFGLNWDAPFTFADSTIFALVDCSMNSSSICQSNGYDDGSNSKLLCDQGTPICSLLYSCRPISTINLPISTCCVYTPVNLGPAFEMDLQKLQCPSYTGFYNFNDQQTDPEKWNYGIALKYKFSVTNDYPGSCDACERSHGVCGYGGAYNSFVCNCPNGINTTTDCFFISSYNKGFRNGVAWLIYPVAWFLVWFFL; encoded by the exons ATGGATTTCACTTACCCTTCACTTCTCTCCATTTTCCTTCTCCTACTACTTCCTTCTCTGATCTCATCACAAATCTGCCAGAAAAACTGTGGCAAAGAAACTGTCAAGTACCCTTTTGGCAGTGGTCCTGGTTGTGGAGACCCTCGTTTCCAACCACATGTGACATGTAGCAACCAAAAGCTCACATTCACCACTCACACAGGCTCCTACCCTGTTACCTCAATTGACTACACCAACCAAGTCATATACATCTCAGATCCCACCATGTCAACATGCTCTTGCACTGTCCCTAGCAAAGGCTTTGGCCTTAACTGGGATGCACCATTTACCTTTGCTGATAGCACCATCTTTGCTCTAGTAGATTGCTCAATGAACTCATCATCCATATGCCAATCAAATGGCTATGATGATGGGAGCAATTCTAAGCTTTTATGTGATCAAGGGACACCAATTTGTAGTCTTCTATATTCATGCAGACCTATTAGCACCATCAACCTTCCAATCTCAACGTGCTGCGTTTACACGCCGGTTAATCTCGGTCCGGCTTTTGAGATGGATCTGCAGAAGCTGCAATGCCCTTCTTACACGGGGTTCTACAACTTCAATGATCAACAAACGGATCCTGAAAAGTGGAACTATGGAATAGCACTCAAATACAAGTTCAGTGTCACAAATGACTATCCTGGCTCGTGTGATGCGTGTGAAAGGAGCCATGGTGTGTGTGGGTATGGTGGAGCCTATAACTCGTTTGTCTGCAATTGTCCTAATGGGATTAACACTACAACAGATTGTTTCTTCATATCATCTTATAACAAGGGTTTTAGAAATG GGGTTGCTTGGTTGATCTATCCTGTAGCATGGTTTCTTGTTTGGTTTTTCTTGTAA